In the Leptospira limi genome, one interval contains:
- a CDS encoding pyruvate dehydrogenase complex E1 component subunit beta — protein sequence MAVLTYREALNRAMVEEMEKDPMIYLMGEEVGHYQGAYKVSQGMLDKFGEERVIDTPISENGFAGIGVGSAMVGLRPIIEFMTWNFSLVAIDQIINSAAKMNYMSGGQFPMPIVFRGAGGAGGRLGAQHSQAFESWYAHCPGLKVVCPATPKDAYGLLKSSIRDNNPTIFIESEVLYGSKGEVPEQEYTIPLGLGEIKRKGTDITIVTWSRALSFAEEAAIILEKEGISVEIVDLRSLRPLDENLIYESVKKTNRAIVVEEGWPVAGFGAQISHLIQKNVFSYLDHPVERVTQMDVPMSYAANLERMSLPNANRVADTIREMLR from the coding sequence ATGGCAGTGTTAACCTATAGAGAAGCACTCAATCGAGCCATGGTGGAAGAAATGGAAAAAGACCCCATGATTTATTTGATGGGAGAAGAAGTGGGACATTACCAAGGTGCCTATAAAGTTTCCCAAGGGATGCTCGATAAGTTTGGGGAAGAACGTGTGATTGACACCCCTATTTCTGAAAATGGATTTGCAGGGATTGGTGTGGGATCGGCGATGGTGGGACTCAGGCCTATCATTGAATTTATGACTTGGAATTTTTCACTGGTGGCAATCGACCAAATCATCAACTCGGCCGCAAAGATGAATTATATGAGTGGTGGTCAATTTCCGATGCCAATAGTATTTCGCGGTGCAGGTGGTGCAGGAGGAAGGCTTGGAGCCCAACACTCACAAGCCTTTGAATCTTGGTATGCCCACTGCCCTGGTCTCAAAGTTGTATGCCCTGCCACACCAAAAGATGCCTATGGTCTTCTCAAATCTTCAATCCGAGATAACAATCCAACCATTTTCATTGAATCAGAAGTTTTGTACGGTTCTAAAGGAGAAGTCCCTGAACAGGAATATACAATTCCCTTGGGTCTTGGAGAAATCAAACGAAAAGGAACAGACATAACTATCGTTACTTGGTCAAGGGCTCTCAGTTTTGCGGAAGAAGCTGCAATCATTTTAGAAAAAGAAGGAATCTCTGTCGAAATCGTGGATTTACGCAGTTTACGACCGTTAGATGAAAATCTTATCTATGAATCGGTCAAAAAAACTAACAGAGCCATTGTTGTCGAAGAAGGATGGCCTGTGGCTGGGTTTGGAGCACAAATCTCCCACCTCATCCAAAAAAATGTTTTTTCTTATTTAGACCACCCTGTGGAACGAGTTACACAAATGGATGTTCCAATGTCCTATGCTGCAAACCTGGAACGAATGAGTTTGCCGAATGCCAACCGAGTGGCAGATACCATCCGAGAGATGTTACGTTAA
- the pdhA gene encoding pyruvate dehydrogenase (acetyl-transferring) E1 component subunit alpha, whose amino-acid sequence MVSSIPKDSQSVSELQEFYRQMVLIRKFEEAAAKAYSVGKIGGFLHLYIGQEAVGVGSIAALTPHDYIVSTYRDHGHALARGLHPNPLMAELFGKATGISKGNGGSMHFFDKNAHFMGGHGIVGGHISLAAGIAFASKYKKEDSVTICFFGEGAANIGSFHEGLNLAAIWKLPVVFICENNHYAMGTPEYRALAVKDVSVRAYAYDMARDHIEGDEVRKVRDHVKVAVDRARRGEGPTLIEVSTYRFRGHSMSDPAKYRTKEELDAYKKKDPLMRARHELELGGIKPEVLDKLEIEIQTQIDEAYAFAESSPEPPLSQLHKYVYAEDK is encoded by the coding sequence TTGGTTTCTTCTATCCCCAAAGACTCACAATCTGTGAGCGAATTACAAGAGTTCTACAGGCAAATGGTACTTATACGAAAGTTTGAAGAGGCTGCTGCGAAAGCATACAGCGTTGGAAAAATTGGTGGGTTTCTCCATTTGTACATTGGGCAAGAAGCAGTTGGTGTTGGATCCATTGCGGCTCTCACTCCCCATGACTATATTGTCTCCACGTACCGCGACCATGGACATGCTCTCGCTCGTGGTTTACATCCAAACCCTCTGATGGCTGAACTTTTTGGAAAAGCAACTGGTATCTCCAAAGGGAATGGAGGATCGATGCATTTTTTTGATAAAAATGCACACTTTATGGGAGGCCATGGAATTGTAGGTGGTCATATCTCACTCGCCGCTGGGATTGCTTTTGCATCCAAATACAAAAAGGAAGATTCCGTCACCATTTGTTTTTTTGGAGAAGGAGCTGCTAATATTGGTTCTTTTCATGAAGGACTCAATCTTGCTGCCATTTGGAAACTGCCTGTTGTTTTCATTTGCGAGAACAACCATTATGCGATGGGAACACCCGAATACCGAGCCCTTGCTGTCAAAGATGTGTCAGTGCGAGCTTATGCATATGATATGGCAAGAGACCATATCGAAGGGGATGAAGTTAGAAAGGTTAGAGACCATGTAAAAGTTGCAGTCGACAGGGCACGCCGAGGGGAAGGTCCAACACTCATCGAGGTATCCACCTACCGGTTTCGTGGTCATTCCATGTCAGACCCAGCAAAATACAGAACCAAAGAAGAATTAGATGCCTATAAAAAGAAGGACCCACTGATGCGTGCAAGACATGAACTTGAGTTAGGTGGAATTAAACCCGAAGTTTTGGACAAATTAGAAATCGAAATCCAAACCCAAATTGATGAAGCTTATGCATTTGCAGAATCCTCTCCCGAACCACCTCTTTCCCAACTTCACAAGTATGTGTACGCGGAGGATAAATAA